Proteins co-encoded in one Desulfitobacterium hafniense DCB-2 genomic window:
- the rpoD gene encoding RNA polymerase sigma factor RpoD, which yields MAKSKVMSTQKTETKKGGESMNDDQLKVDAVKELIQKGKKKGSLTYREIMDTLQGIELTAEQIDEVYEQIGRMGIDIIPEAGEVEALEKVTDEIPDDVDDPDVEEEVDVDLSIPEGVGIDDPVRMYLKEIGRVPLLTAEEEIELAKRMEQGDESAKRRLAEANLRLVVSIAKRYVGRGMLFLDLIQEGNLGLIKAVEKFDYVKGFKFSTYATWWIRQAITRAIADQARTIRIPVHMVETINKLIRVSRQLLQELGREPTPEEIAVQMDISVERVREIMKIAQEPVSLETPIGEEEDSHLGDFIPDEDAPAPSEAASFILLKEQLEEVLETLTPREEKVLRLRFGLDDGRTRTLEEVGQEFGVTRERIRQIEAKALRKLRHPSRSKKLKDYLE from the coding sequence GTGGCGAAAAGTAAGGTCATGAGCACACAAAAAACAGAAACCAAGAAGGGAGGGGAATCTATGAATGATGACCAATTGAAGGTCGATGCGGTAAAAGAACTGATCCAAAAAGGCAAGAAAAAAGGTTCTTTAACCTACCGGGAGATCATGGATACCCTCCAAGGAATTGAGCTCACAGCCGAACAGATTGATGAAGTGTATGAACAGATTGGCCGGATGGGGATTGATATCATCCCTGAAGCGGGTGAAGTGGAAGCCTTGGAAAAGGTCACGGACGAAATCCCCGATGATGTGGATGACCCTGATGTTGAGGAAGAGGTGGATGTGGATCTTTCCATTCCTGAAGGAGTAGGAATCGATGATCCTGTCCGCATGTACCTTAAAGAGATTGGCCGCGTCCCCCTTCTTACTGCTGAAGAAGAGATTGAACTGGCCAAACGCATGGAACAAGGGGACGAGAGCGCTAAACGCCGTTTGGCTGAAGCCAATTTGCGCCTCGTTGTCAGCATTGCCAAACGTTATGTAGGCCGGGGGATGCTTTTCCTGGATTTGATTCAGGAAGGCAACCTGGGACTGATTAAGGCTGTAGAGAAATTTGATTACGTCAAAGGCTTTAAGTTCTCAACCTATGCCACATGGTGGATTCGCCAAGCCATTACCCGGGCTATTGCCGATCAGGCAAGAACCATTCGGATACCTGTGCATATGGTAGAAACTATCAATAAGCTGATTCGGGTATCACGCCAACTTCTGCAGGAATTAGGACGTGAACCAACCCCAGAAGAGATCGCTGTACAAATGGATATTTCTGTAGAGCGGGTCCGGGAGATTATGAAGATTGCCCAGGAGCCGGTATCCTTGGAGACACCGATTGGGGAAGAAGAAGACTCCCATTTAGGAGATTTCATTCCTGATGAAGATGCCCCGGCCCCTTCGGAGGCAGCTTCCTTTATCCTGTTGAAAGAGCAATTGGAAGAGGTCTTAGAGACCCTGACTCCCCGGGAAGAAAAGGTTCTGCGTTTGCGTTTTGGCCTTGATGATGGCCGTACCCGGACTTTAGAGGAAGTAGGCCAGGAATTCGGCGTAACCCGGGAACGGATTCGCCAGATCGAAGCCAAAGCTCTGCGTAAGCTTCGCCATCCCAGCCGCAGCAAGAAGCTCAAGGATTACCTGGAATAA
- a CDS encoding Nif3-like dinuclear metal center hexameric protein — protein sequence MPVSVGLIAQIIERVAPKAWAEEWDNVGLLVGDFAAPVERILVALDATPEVLQEAREKDVQLIVAHHPILFRALKNLRSDNQSARLPIQMIQSGIAYYAAHTNLDQSPLSSSWSLGRALELEKMEYLKLTHAEKLVKLVTFVPKDHAEAVRQALVNVGVGEGITGGPHASEYAECFFAVAGAGMFRPLDNAHPTIGEVGELTRVEEIRLESILPENRIDRVVKALQKAHPYEEPAYDLIPLYNRGASRGYGVIGYLKVPESLGSFARKLSAGLRKLAPASLAEEPKVRASGNPEQILRKIAIVNGSGGSFISQALFKGADLLITGDVDHHEVLDALEAGLPIMDMGHFWGEAPMVKTLAEHLKAEKALAGVEVIISQEMKNPWRALNS from the coding sequence ATGCCTGTTTCCGTCGGTTTAATCGCTCAGATCATTGAAAGGGTTGCCCCCAAAGCCTGGGCTGAGGAATGGGACAATGTGGGGCTCCTGGTAGGGGATTTTGCCGCTCCTGTCGAGCGGATTCTGGTGGCGTTGGATGCCACTCCGGAAGTTCTGCAGGAAGCCCGGGAAAAGGATGTGCAGCTCATCGTAGCTCATCATCCCATCCTGTTCAGAGCCCTGAAAAATCTCCGCTCCGACAACCAAAGCGCAAGACTGCCGATCCAAATGATTCAATCAGGAATTGCCTACTATGCCGCCCATACCAATTTGGATCAATCCCCCCTGTCTTCCAGCTGGAGTCTGGGAAGGGCCTTAGAGTTGGAAAAGATGGAATATCTTAAGCTAACTCATGCGGAAAAACTCGTCAAATTGGTAACCTTTGTTCCTAAAGACCATGCCGAGGCAGTTCGCCAGGCTCTCGTAAACGTTGGAGTCGGGGAAGGCATCACTGGCGGACCTCATGCTTCTGAGTATGCGGAGTGTTTTTTCGCGGTGGCCGGAGCCGGAATGTTCCGCCCTCTGGATAATGCTCATCCTACTATCGGTGAGGTTGGCGAATTGACGCGGGTAGAGGAGATAAGGCTGGAAAGCATTCTGCCGGAGAACCGCATCGACCGTGTAGTGAAAGCCTTGCAGAAAGCACACCCTTATGAGGAGCCGGCCTATGATTTAATCCCTCTCTACAATAGGGGAGCAAGCCGGGGTTATGGTGTCATCGGTTATTTAAAAGTGCCTGAGAGCCTGGGCAGTTTTGCGCGTAAATTATCCGCCGGCTTAAGAAAGCTTGCTCCTGCCTCCTTAGCAGAGGAACCCAAGGTGCGCGCTTCTGGAAATCCGGAACAGATTCTTCGCAAAATAGCCATTGTTAATGGAAGCGGCGGAAGCTTTATCTCCCAAGCCCTCTTCAAAGGAGCCGACCTCTTAATCACCGGCGATGTGGATCATCATGAAGTTCTGGATGCCCTTGAAGCAGGGCTGCCCATCATGGATATGGGGCACTTTTGGGGCGAAGCTCCCATGGTCAAGACCCTGGCAGAGCATTTAAAAGCAGAGAAAGCCCTGGCAGGGGTTGAGGTGATCATCAGTCAAGAGATGAAAAACCCATGGAGGGCACTGAATAGTTAG
- a CDS encoding deoxyguanosinetriphosphate triphosphohydrolase: MHKPCLKGGVCVTETIRTRIEREEGERLSPYAAKSSAARRMREEEECPIRTKFQRDRDRILHSKPFRRLKHKTQVYIAPSGDHYRTRMTHSLEVSQISRTIGRGLSLNEDLIEAISLGHDVGHTPFGHVGEEAIAKLIGRFEHNEQSVRILTVLTGEGRGLNLTQEVLDGVLHHTGKGVPYTLEGQIVKTGDRIAYLCHDYDDALRAELIHQGELPGKVVSTLGDSPSRMITTMVVDMIESSQKQDSIRQSSQVAEAMQEFRVFMFERVYNSVILREERRKGEYVVQALFHYYMKNLQFLPQEYLVWAGGDAVKAVVDYISGLTDNYAIDLFQKFLVPRY, from the coding sequence GTGTGTGTGACAGAGACGATTCGAACCCGTATAGAGAGGGAAGAAGGGGAGCGGCTTTCGCCTTATGCCGCCAAAAGCAGTGCAGCCAGAAGAATGCGGGAAGAGGAAGAATGCCCTATCCGGACCAAATTCCAAAGGGACCGGGATCGTATTTTGCATAGCAAACCCTTCCGGCGGCTTAAGCATAAGACCCAGGTTTATATAGCTCCCAGCGGGGATCATTATCGGACGCGGATGACCCATAGTCTGGAGGTTTCTCAGATTTCCCGCACCATTGGCCGGGGGTTAAGTCTGAACGAAGATTTGATTGAAGCCATTTCCCTCGGTCATGATGTGGGGCATACCCCCTTTGGTCATGTGGGAGAAGAGGCCATTGCCAAGCTGATCGGGCGCTTTGAGCATAACGAACAATCCGTCCGTATCCTCACGGTTCTCACCGGGGAGGGCAGAGGGTTGAATTTAACCCAGGAAGTTCTGGATGGGGTGCTCCATCATACAGGGAAGGGGGTCCCCTATACCCTCGAAGGGCAGATCGTCAAGACCGGGGATCGTATTGCCTACCTTTGCCATGATTATGATGATGCCTTGCGGGCAGAGCTCATTCACCAGGGAGAGCTCCCCGGGAAGGTGGTGTCTACCCTGGGGGATAGTCCCAGCCGTATGATCACTACGATGGTAGTGGATATGATCGAAAGCTCCCAGAAGCAAGACTCTATCCGGCAATCCTCCCAAGTTGCGGAGGCTATGCAGGAGTTCCGGGTGTTTATGTTTGAACGGGTTTATAACAGCGTGATCCTCCGTGAAGAGCGGCGTAAAGGTGAATATGTTGTCCAGGCTTTATTCCATTATTACATGAAAAATCTACAGTTTCTCCCTCAGGAATATCTGGTTTGGGCCGGGGGTGATGCGGTCAAAGCCGTAGTGGACTACATCTCCGGGCTGACTGATAACTACGCTATCGATCTCTTTCAAAAATTCCTTGTTCCCAGATATTAA
- a CDS encoding GerMN domain-containing protein produces the protein MCKTKFRCLMIAFSIFLLTFGLVGCGSDDTTKNTPPPPPPNVNDPQNPDPVEPAPAETVKVTMYFPTSDATGLDPTERTINVAKAASEEVIAGMFKEFANPPSGLVAPLPKDTKLLDVKIKDGVATLNLSHSFRENFEGGATGEEMVLYSIVNSLTTLEDVDSVEFLLEGELKAAILGGLDTSTPVTANESLILK, from the coding sequence ATGTGCAAGACTAAATTCCGCTGTTTGATGATCGCATTTTCCATATTCCTTTTAACCTTTGGCTTAGTAGGCTGTGGATCCGATGACACCACGAAGAATACTCCCCCACCCCCTCCCCCCAATGTAAATGATCCCCAGAATCCCGACCCGGTTGAACCGGCTCCCGCAGAAACCGTGAAAGTTACGATGTATTTCCCTACGTCGGATGCAACAGGTCTTGATCCCACTGAGCGGACAATAAACGTGGCCAAAGCAGCAAGCGAAGAAGTTATCGCCGGAATGTTCAAGGAGTTCGCAAATCCTCCTTCAGGTTTAGTGGCTCCCCTCCCAAAGGATACCAAGCTTTTGGATGTTAAGATTAAAGACGGTGTCGCCACCCTTAATCTGTCCCATTCCTTCAGAGAGAATTTTGAGGGCGGGGCCACAGGAGAAGAGATGGTCCTCTATAGCATTGTCAATTCCTTAACCACCCTTGAGGATGTGGACTCGGTGGAATTCCTTTTAGAAGGGGAACTTAAGGCAGCTATTCTCGGCGGTTTGGATACATCAACACCTGTAACGGCCAATGAAAGCTTAATTTTGAAGTAA
- the dnaG gene encoding DNA primase, with translation MYYYLDNLSKIWHRGGELQAVDYRIPEEIVEEVRLRSDIVDTISEYVRLQRKGKNYLGLCPFHAEKTPSFTVTPDKQIFYCFGCHTGGNVFSFLMKKENWNFVETVEHLAQKHGIVLPEKELSPREKEQQTRRRRWEEIHDWATGYFHEVLLHRPEGEPGRQYFQQRGMDEETIKQFRLGYAPDRWDGLLEALSARGVSPQELAQAGLALERDQSEGRSRGFYDRFRKRVIFAILDSRHKTIGFGGRVLDHSTPKYLNSPETAFFNKGHHLYGMHRAHQGIREHGFALLAEGYMDVIALQKAGFKNAVASLGTALTRDQAKLIHRYTGRVVVVYDSDQAGTQATLRAGELLQDMGFRVDILRLSGAKDPDEYLKTFGVEEFNKALAQAEPYIQFKYQVHVQTKPTLSAPEKAELVRELAPDIVKVQSPVEREGYERFLSLELGLTLDRVQEEIAGFDRKPSKKASGEELFRNKQDISVKNRDNINRCANPTPSGASVPDGVIRAERVLLRLLLEQLIPVSEFKDQWVEGFWKVAYHQQIFDYIEKARCIGNGALSGMESGPLQSKVAQIMLEDMELANPQRLFHDCMKQIHSMSEEETVEELQARMVELEKSGDLTGALALLKEIGERLRSGEK, from the coding sequence ATGTATTATTATCTTGACAATCTGTCAAAAATATGGCATAGGGGTGGCGAATTACAAGCAGTGGACTACAGAATTCCTGAGGAGATCGTTGAAGAAGTCAGATTGCGTTCCGATATCGTGGATACAATTTCCGAATACGTACGGCTTCAACGGAAAGGGAAGAATTACCTGGGCCTCTGTCCGTTTCATGCGGAGAAAACCCCGAGTTTTACGGTGACCCCGGACAAGCAGATTTTTTATTGCTTCGGTTGCCATACGGGCGGTAATGTATTTTCTTTTTTAATGAAAAAGGAAAACTGGAATTTTGTCGAAACGGTGGAGCATTTAGCTCAAAAACACGGTATTGTTCTCCCGGAGAAAGAGCTTTCACCCCGTGAGAAAGAACAACAAACCCGTCGACGTCGTTGGGAAGAGATTCACGATTGGGCAACGGGTTATTTTCATGAGGTCCTGCTGCATAGACCTGAAGGAGAGCCTGGAAGGCAATACTTTCAGCAGCGAGGGATGGACGAGGAGACCATCAAGCAATTTCGTTTAGGTTATGCCCCCGATCGATGGGACGGACTGCTTGAAGCCCTCAGCGCCCGGGGGGTAAGCCCCCAGGAGTTGGCTCAAGCCGGGCTTGCCTTAGAGCGAGACCAGTCGGAGGGAAGGTCCCGTGGCTTTTACGACCGTTTTCGAAAAAGGGTAATATTTGCCATACTCGACTCCCGTCACAAGACCATTGGCTTTGGCGGGCGGGTCTTAGATCATTCTACACCAAAATATCTGAATTCACCAGAGACTGCTTTTTTTAATAAGGGACATCATTTATACGGAATGCACCGAGCTCACCAGGGGATCCGGGAACACGGATTTGCTCTTCTGGCGGAAGGTTACATGGATGTTATCGCCTTACAAAAAGCAGGCTTCAAAAATGCAGTAGCTTCTTTAGGAACGGCCTTAACCCGGGATCAGGCAAAACTGATCCATCGCTACACTGGGCGTGTGGTGGTTGTTTATGATTCGGATCAGGCCGGCACTCAAGCAACCCTTCGGGCGGGTGAGCTATTGCAGGACATGGGTTTTCGGGTAGATATATTAAGGCTGTCCGGGGCTAAGGACCCGGATGAATATCTTAAAACCTTCGGAGTGGAAGAATTTAATAAAGCGTTAGCTCAAGCGGAACCCTATATTCAATTTAAATATCAGGTCCATGTCCAAACGAAACCAACCCTATCAGCTCCGGAGAAAGCAGAATTGGTCCGAGAATTAGCACCGGATATCGTCAAAGTGCAAAGTCCTGTCGAGCGGGAAGGGTATGAGCGGTTTTTGAGTTTGGAGCTGGGTCTGACCTTAGATAGGGTTCAAGAGGAAATTGCAGGATTTGACCGGAAACCTTCGAAAAAGGCCTCTGGAGAGGAATTATTTCGTAACAAACAGGATATTTCTGTAAAAAACAGGGATAATATCAATAGGTGTGCAAATCCGACTCCAAGCGGAGCGTCAGTTCCTGATGGAGTGATTCGAGCTGAGCGAGTTTTGTTGCGTCTTTTGCTTGAACAATTAATTCCTGTCTCAGAATTCAAGGATCAATGGGTCGAGGGATTTTGGAAGGTAGCGTATCATCAGCAGATATTTGATTATATTGAAAAAGCGCGCTGTATCGGCAATGGAGCTTTGTCGGGTATGGAATCGGGCCCTTTGCAAAGCAAAGTAGCCCAGATCATGCTGGAAGACATGGAGCTAGCCAACCCGCAACGACTTTTTCATGATTGCATGAAACAGATTCATTCGATGAGCGAAGAAGAAACTGTGGAAGAGCTTCAGGCTCGAATGGTTGAATTAGAAAAATCCGGCGATTTGACAGGTGCTTTAGCCCTGTTAAAAGAGATAGGAGAGCGGTTGAGAAGTGGCGAAAAGTAA
- a CDS encoding tRNA (adenine(22)-N(1))-methyltransferase — MAVSVNLGPRLQRVAAFVPEGSRLGDIGTDHAYLPIFLWENHKITKAVAVDVHEGPYRSACSAIASRGLQPVIDVRYGDGLKPIQAGEVDALTLAGMGGNTMLEIFAVRPDVMSQVNELILQPQGAEGKVRLTLLQGGWRMKREEYVAEEGRIYGVMHFSRREGYALAELQCKMQKWLDQVGAVSDDSQLSESILTQWIWEWGPLALEDPGEELKVLILEQIQTFRRTIHEMQKSSQEKVQKRIQEYTTSIKVVEELVKCLFPSV, encoded by the coding sequence ATGGCTGTTTCCGTGAATTTAGGACCACGCCTTCAACGTGTGGCTGCATTTGTTCCCGAAGGCTCCCGGCTGGGAGATATCGGAACGGATCATGCCTATTTGCCCATATTCCTCTGGGAGAATCACAAGATTACCAAGGCTGTGGCAGTGGATGTGCACGAGGGACCTTATCGCTCCGCTTGCTCTGCCATCGCAAGCCGGGGCTTGCAACCGGTCATTGATGTCCGGTATGGGGATGGTTTGAAGCCCATTCAGGCGGGGGAAGTGGATGCTCTCACCTTAGCCGGGATGGGCGGAAATACGATGCTGGAGATTTTCGCCGTCCGGCCGGATGTGATGTCTCAGGTTAATGAGCTCATTCTCCAACCTCAGGGGGCTGAGGGAAAAGTACGTCTGACCTTGCTGCAAGGAGGCTGGCGGATGAAGCGAGAAGAGTATGTGGCTGAGGAAGGCCGAATCTACGGCGTGATGCATTTTTCACGCCGGGAAGGATATGCCCTGGCGGAGCTGCAGTGCAAAATGCAGAAGTGGCTCGATCAGGTTGGTGCGGTGTCGGATGATTCACAACTGAGCGAAAGCATCCTCACTCAATGGATCTGGGAATGGGGTCCCCTTGCCTTGGAAGATCCCGGTGAAGAACTAAAAGTGCTGATCCTTGAGCAGATACAAACCTTCCGGAGAACCATCCATGAAATGCAAAAGTCCAGCCAGGAGAAAGTGCAAAAGCGCATTCAGGAGTATACTACGTCCATCAAAGTAGTGGAGGAGTTGGTAAAATGCCTGTTTCCGTCGGTTTAA